The sequence ATGACAGCGGATACCGGCCTATGGTCATTTCAAGAAACAAGGAAAAAGCCACGCAAATATTTGGGAATGTAGCTCTTGCAGTGACATGGGATGACCTCAGCCATGATAAAAATTTGTTTTCCGGAAAATATGCCATCATCAACCTTGCAGGTGAAAATATTTCATCCTTTGCATGGACATCTTCATTTAAAAGCAAAATCATCAGCAGCCGGATAAGTGCTGTTGAGAGTCTGCTCAAAGCCATCCGTCAGTCACAAGACAGTCCTGAGCTGTTTATTCAGGGCTCAGCCATTGGTTATTATGATAATAAAAAAGGGGAAATCAGTACAGAAAGCTCACCAAAAGGAAGTGGTTTTCTGGCCGATGTTGTCGAAAAAACAGAAAATCTGATTCATTCAAATGCATTTTTATTCAGACGTTATGCCATCATCCGCACAGGAATCGTTTTAAGTACTGCCGGTGGTATGTTGAAAAGATCCCTGCTCCCGTATAAACTATTTCTCGGTGGCCCGGTAGGCACAGGAAGGCAGTGGCGTTCATGGATTCATTATTTCGACCATGTCAGGGCTATTCAGTATATCATCGAAAACAGCCGGTCTGAAGGCATCTATAATCTGACAGCCCCTGAACCCGTAACAGAAAAAAAATTCAGCCACACAGTAGCCGGTATTTTGAAAAGGCCTGATATTTTTAAAAAACCTGCATTTTTACTCAAATTAATGTTTGGTGAAATGGCAGAGGCCATTCTGCTCAATGGCGAAAGAGCAATACCTGAAAAACTCCTGAATGAGAACTTCAGATTTATTTTTCCTGACATCGGAAAGGCCTTAACAAACCTTCTCTGTGAATAAAAACAGGGTTAGATATGTTTCAAAAACATTATACCTTTGGAAATAATTTTTTACCCAAAATCAACACAAATGAAAGGAAAACTTTTGCTGTTCTTTTGCATGGGTGTTCTGTTTTTCAATCATGAATTATTTTCCCAGACAAAAGCAGAAAATCAGGTGGTCAAGGTAAGTGTAGTGGTTCAGGAAAATCCACCGTCCATACAGTTGCAGTGGCCTCTGAACGCAAATGCCCAATATTACCGTATCAACCGGAAAGAAAAAGAAGCTACCGGCTGGGGAGCAGCTTATGCTACCTTACCCGGAACCTCAACCGGATTTACCGATGTTAATGTCGAAATTGGGAAAGGATATGAATATCAGGTATATTGCAATACGGGTGTTGGAAACCCTGCCGGAGTATCTTATGTTTACAGTGGAATCAAATTACCGACAACTGAAAAAAGAGGTACTGTTTTATTATTGATTGACAGTGTTTTAAGCATGTATTCAGAAGAGCTTCGCCTGCTTGAAACCGATTTAATCGGAGATGGCTGGGAAGTAACAGGTATTTTCGTTCCCCGGAGCATGAGCGTTGCCGATGTCAAAAACCTGATTGTTCAGCAATGCAATAAAAATCCGGATATCAACACATTATTTCTTTTAGGAAGAATTGCTGTTCCCTATTCCGGCAATTTAAATCCGGATGCTCATCCCGACCATCTGGGTGCCTGGCCAGCCGATGTATTCTATGCCGACCTTGACGGAACATGGACAGACAATACCGTCAATAATTCCTCTGCTGCACGCGAAGAAAATAAAAACGTAGCCGGAGACGGGAAATATGACCAGTCGGTACTTCCCTCCCCTGTTGACCTACAGTGCGGAAGAGTTGACCTTTACCGTATGTCTCAGTTCCCGAAAGCCGATACTTCCCTCATCCGGCAATATCTGGCTAAAAATCATGCTTTCCGGCATGGCCGGTTCAATACAGTGGAAAGAGGTCTGATTGATGATAATTTTCAAAGCTATGATGAGGGCTTTGCCCAGACCGGATGGCGCAATTTTTCTCTGATGTTCGGCCCCGACAGTATTTTCACCAGAGATTATTTCGGAACACTTTCCACTGATAATTATTTATGGAGTTATGGATGCGGTGGCGGAAGCTATACTTCCTGCGGAGGAATCGGAAATACGGGCAATTTTGTCAGCACTCCGGTTAAAACGGTATTTACCATTTTGTTTGGCTCTTATTTTGGCGACTGGGACAGCGACAACAACTTTCTACGTGCACCATTAGCCGCTGAAGGACAAGCACTTACATGCTTCTGGGCAGGACGTCCCAACTGGCATATCCACCACATGGCCATGGGTGATTGCATTGGCTACAGCACAAAACTCACACAAAACAATACTTCCTTATATGCTACAGGTTACGGTGCCGGATGGATACATATTGC comes from Sphingobacteriales bacterium and encodes:
- a CDS encoding T9SS type A sorting domain-containing protein, with protein sequence MKGKLLLFFCMGVLFFNHELFSQTKAENQVVKVSVVVQENPPSIQLQWPLNANAQYYRINRKEKEATGWGAAYATLPGTSTGFTDVNVEIGKGYEYQVYCNTGVGNPAGVSYVYSGIKLPTTEKRGTVLLLIDSVLSMYSEELRLLETDLIGDGWEVTGIFVPRSMSVADVKNLIVQQCNKNPDINTLFLLGRIAVPYSGNLNPDAHPDHLGAWPADVFYADLDGTWTDNTVNNSSAAREENKNVAGDGKYDQSVLPSPVDLQCGRVDLYRMSQFPKADTSLIRQYLAKNHAFRHGRFNTVERGLIDDNFQSYDEGFAQTGWRNFSLMFGPDSIFTRDYFGTLSTDNYLWSYGCGGGSYTSCGGIGNTGNFVSTPVKTVFTILFGSYFGDWDSDNNFLRAPLAAEGQALTCFWAGRPNWHIHHMAMGDCIGYSTKLTQNNTSLYATGYGAGWIHIALMGDPTLRMHVVSPPANLKADSIGNVTIRLSWTASSDPFVLGYNIYRAKTISGNFEKINNDLVAGTSFIDPLSDNGNNVYMVRAVKLQQSHSGTYYNMSQGIFDSASTLWPAGLPLHPSKVQAFSVFPNPAEGKISVYLKQNFENEIDITISDLLGKTVYHTTENNNTPEIFKNIDLTGFSKGMYLVRISSGDFNSCQKIILK
- a CDS encoding TIGR01777 family protein, encoding MDTSIKIFIAGGTGLIGQYLVRHLYDSGYRPMVISRNKEKATQIFGNVALAVTWDDLSHDKNLFSGKYAIINLAGENISSFAWTSSFKSKIISSRISAVESLLKAIRQSQDSPELFIQGSAIGYYDNKKGEISTESSPKGSGFLADVVEKTENLIHSNAFLFRRYAIIRTGIVLSTAGGMLKRSLLPYKLFLGGPVGTGRQWRSWIHYFDHVRAIQYIIENSRSEGIYNLTAPEPVTEKKFSHTVAGILKRPDIFKKPAFLLKLMFGEMAEAILLNGERAIPEKLLNENFRFIFPDIGKALTNLLCE